In one Pseudomonas fitomaticsae genomic region, the following are encoded:
- the madL gene encoding malonate transporter subunit MadL, translating to MIIYGVAFLAFCTLVGIWVGELLGKLIGVPANVGGVGIAMLLLIGLGSYLNKSGWLKGKTEQGVEFWSAIYIPIVVAMAAQQNVYGALKGGPMAILAGTLAVVIAFALVPVLVRLGNKEPAPITPAKTAG from the coding sequence ATGATTATTTACGGTGTGGCGTTTCTCGCCTTTTGTACGCTGGTGGGCATCTGGGTCGGTGAACTGCTCGGCAAGTTGATCGGCGTGCCGGCCAATGTCGGCGGTGTCGGTATTGCGATGCTGCTGTTGATCGGGTTGGGCAGTTACTTGAACAAAAGTGGCTGGCTCAAGGGCAAGACCGAACAGGGCGTCGAGTTCTGGAGTGCGATCTACATTCCGATCGTGGTTGCCATGGCCGCGCAGCAGAACGTTTACGGCGCGCTGAAGGGCGGGCCGATGGCGATCCTTGCGGGAACGCTCGCTGTGGTCATTGCCTTTGCCTTGGTGCCGGTGCTGGTGCGCCTGGGTAACAAGGAACCGGCGCCGATTACACCTGCCAAGACTGCGGGGTGA